The genomic segment TAAAGAAAAGAGCCTCAGCTCTTTTCTCTAATAGTTCCAATGCTTTCGAATCTACATCAAAACCTGTTATCCACTTTTCACTGTAAACGTACTCTCCTAAAATATCTTTTGTTGCTTTTAATAACTCCTCTAACATAGCTAACAAAAGATTTCCTGAACCACATGATATATCTATTATTTTTATATTTAATATATTTTCCTTAGGATTATTTTCTAGATATTTTTTTAAAGCTATCTGTACCATGCTAATTGCATATTCTTCTGGTGTGTATATTTTATAATTGTATTCCACTTAATCCCTCCTAAAAAGCTTTAAGTTACCTTCTCCCTCTATCAATATAATTCCATCTCTATATAAATCTAAAATTGCTAAAAATATATAAACTAAATGTGTTCTATTTTCTGCTCTTCTAAAAAGATCTACAACCTCTTTTTCAGAAGAGTATAGAATTACTTTTATTCTATCCATTTCCTCTTTTAAAGAATATCTTTTTTCAATTTCAATTTCTAAAACTTCCTCATTTTTAGGTAAATATTTAACATAACTATTAAACATATCTTGAAGCTTTAATGTTGTTAAATCAAATTCTTTAGGTACATTTTTCGTTATTTTTCGCCCTTCTTTTCTTGTATATGAAATATTATGTTCACACTCTATCTGAGATATAACACTAGCTACTTCCTTGAAAACTTTATAATCTTCTAGTCTTCTTTTTAAATCTTTTTCTTTTTCCTCTTCTTTTTCTACACTTAAAATAGACATTGCTTTTATTTCAAGAAGTTCTGAGGCTATCTCTAAGAATTCTACTTTTACGCTTAAATTGTCACTTTTTGCTTTTTCTATAAATTGAAGATATTCATCTATAATCTGAGATATTTTTATTTCAGATATTTTCATTTTTTTCTTCTCTATTAGATGTAGCAATAGATCCAAAGGACCTTCAAAGTTATCTATCTTTAATACTATATCCATCTTCTATTACCTTAACCTTCTCTCTCCAATTTAGAACATCTTTTGTAATTGTTTCTTTTAATTCATCCATAGAATTAAATTTCTTTTCCTCTCTTAAAAATTCAATTAAAGAAACATATATTCTTTTTCCATAAATATCTCTATTAAAATCTAAAATATGTACTTCTATACTTCTTTCATCAGGCTTTAATGTTGGATTTTTCCCAATATTTATAACTGCATTCCAACACTCGTTTTCTCCTTCCACTCTAACTTTTCCACCATATATTCCAAACGGTGGGTATATTTTATTTAATATTTTTAAGTTCGCTGTTGGAAATCCCATAACTCTTCCTAATTTTCTTCCGTGTACAACTTCACCTATAATTAAAAACGGTTGTCCTAAACATCTATTTGCTATATCTAATTTTCCCGTTGCTAACATTTGTCTTATAAAAGTTGAACTTATAATTTGTTCTTCAATTTTTATTGGTTCTATTATATTTATATTAATCTCACATTTTTTACCCAGTTTTTTCAAATTTTCTACAGTTCCTTTACCACCTTTTCCAAAAGAAAAATTAAATCCAACATAAACCTCTTTTGTATTCAATATTTTTTTCAATACTTTCTCTACAAATTCTTCTGGAATCATATTTGAAAAATCTTTTGTAAATGGTTGAAGAATTAGATAGTCAACTCCTAAAGATTTTATTATATGAATTTTTTCGTCCAAAGAACTAATTAATTTTGGAGCTTTCACTGTATTTGTTATTTCCATAGGGTGATTCAAAAAAGTAAACACTACTGCTTTCCCACCAGTTTTTTTTGCTTTTTCTACAGCTTGAGAAATTAACTCTCTATGACCCATATGAATTCCATCAAAAGCACCAATGGCAACATAAGTATTTTCAAACTTTTCTTTAGTAAGTAAAATATCCTCTATTATTTTCATTGTACTCCCCTTACGATTCTCTTTCTTTTTCTAAAAGTTCATTATGTATCTCTTCTAATCTTCTGAATCTATTTCTAATTCCTGATTTTGATATTCCTATTATTTCTGCCAATTCTTGTAATGATGCTTCTTGATTCTCCAATCTTAAAAATGCTATTTCTTCTAAAACTGGACTTAATTCATTTAATCCAATTTTATATCCTATATAATTAATCATTTTTATCTGTTTTCTTGCTGTATCTAAGGTTTTAGTTTCATTTGCAACTTCCCAATTCATCTCTCTTATAGTTTTATTTTTCAAGTCCTTTATCATTGTAGTTTCTTCATAGTTATAAAACTCTTTCATAGAACCTATTAAAACTATTATATCCATTATATCCTCTGCATTTCTCATATAAACTAAAGGTTTATTTCTTTTTACTGTTTTATAGACTCTCTTTTCCATTCTCAATAAAAGGTCATATAATTCATTAGCTAGCTCATCACTATCCACAAAAAAATCTAAAGCATACTCTTTTTCAGGAGATTTTATATAGCCACATCCTAAAAACATTCCTCTTATAAAACCTTTTTGAATATTTTCATTAATTTCATCTCCCACAGATGTATAAAGATTTAACATATCTATAAATTTTTTCACTCCAGGTTGAGATGGTATTGTTATTACATAGGTATTATGTTCTCCAAACTTTTTACTTTTTGTAAACTTTATAAATATCTTTAACTGCGTCAAATCTTTTAACATTGAATATATTCTTTCTGCTATCTCTTTATTTTCTAACTTTAATTCGATACTATTTTCATTAATAGCATGTTTTAATAATAGTATCGCTCTTATTTCGGCATATTTTTCATCCACGGTTAATTCGCCCCGATGAAGTATCTCATTTTTAACTTTATAAGTATACGACACAACTTCCTCCTACTTTGTTTCAGCCCAACTGTTTCCTATTGAGCTATTTACTTCTAATTTTACTTTAGAAAACTTAATGCTTTCTCTCATTATTTTTTCTATTTCTTCCTTATATTTTAATACTTTATCTTTTTCTACTTCAAATATCAATTCGTCATGAACTTGAAGTAACATATATATATCATTTTTATCTTTTAAAAAATTATATAAATTTATCATAACTTTTTTTAGAACCTCTGCTGCAGTTCCCTGAATAACTGTATTTACTGCCATTCTTTCAGCTTGGCTTTTAATCACTCTATTTTTAGAATTAATACCTTCTATTATTCTTTTTCTTTTAAAATAAGTTTCTACGTAACCATGCTCTTCTGCATACATTATAATCTCTTTTTCTAAATGTTTTACAGAAGGATATTGTTCAAAATATCTCGTTATATATTCTGAAGCTTCTTTTGGAGAAATTTTTAATTCTTGAGATAATCCAAAAGCTGTTTTTCCATATATTATACTAAAATTTACAGTTTTTGCTGCATCTCTTTGCTCTCTAGTCACTGTTTCGTCTTCTCTTAAATCAAATATTTTTCTTGCTGTTAAGCTATGTAAATCTTGATTTTCTGAATATGCTTCTATTAAATTTTCATCTTGAGATATCTCTGCTAAAACCCTTAATTCTATTTGAGAATAATCTATTCCCAAAAGAACTGATCCTTCTTTTGCTATAAATCCAGCTCTAATTTTCATTCCATCCTCTGTTCTAACTGGTATATTTTGTAAGTTTGGATCAGATGATGACAATCTTCCTGTTGCTGTTCCTGTTTGGTTAAAAGTTGTATGAAGTCTATTATTTTGGTCTACCATTTTCGGAAGAGGATCTACATATGTTGATTTTAATTTAGATAGTTTTCTAAATTCTAAAATATATTTAGCTATTTCATATCCTTGTTCTGCTAATTTTTCTAAAACTTCTCCATCAGTAGAAAATCCTGTTTTAGTCTTTTTTATAGGTGGAATATTTAAATTAATAAATAAAACTTCTCCCAATTGTTTTGGAGAGTTAATATTAAATTCTCCTTGTGCATCCTCATATATTTTTTTCGTCAATTGCTCTAATTTCTCTTCTAATTCTAAACTATATTTTGAAAAATATTCTGGTGATATTTTGATTCCTTCTATTTCCATATCAGCTAAAACTCTAATTAAAGGCATCTCTGTTTCTTTTAAAACTTCATATAAGTTATTAACTTCTAACTCTTTCATAAGCTCTGGATATGCTACTAGTATACCTCTAGATCTTTTAACAAGAAATTTTCCGTACTCTTCTAAAGAAACTTCATGTATTTTAGTTTTTCCAAAAACTTCACTATATTTTTCTATTTCTTCATCTAATACATTTTTTAACATTACTTCAACTTCTTCTCTAGTTTGAGATGTTAATAAATGATATGCTAGCATAGAATCGAATTCCATATTTTTTATAGAGTATCCTTTTCTTAAAAAATTTTTAAATCCATATGATATAAATTTAGCATTTGAGTTTAAAATTTCTTGGAAATATTTTTTATCTTCATCATTATCTAAAGGTATATAATAATCCTTATTTTTTAAAGAAACTGCTACTCCTTTTTCTCCTAGAAAAATTGATATTACATCACTAGAATTCAACTTTTCTTTTATTTTTGTTCCATTTAATACATCAAACCCTTTTTCTTCTAAAACTTCAGGAGTACCTTGAAAACTAAATAGTCCAAGTTGCATTCCATTATTAGGTTGACTTATTGTTTGAACTAATTGAGGATCTACTTTTTCTTGTTCTTCATTTTCAAGTCCCATTTTCTTAATTAAAGATTTAAACTCCAATGTTTTAAAAAGATTTAATAATTTTTTATTATCTTTTTTATATTCTAGCTCATTTTCTTTTAAATCTAAGTGCATTATCTCTATTGTTGCCAAGTCACGACTTATAAAAGCTAACTCTTTATCCTCTATTAAGTTATTTACTAATGATTTCCCTATCCCTGGAAGTTCTGTTAAAGAGTCTATATTTTCATATATTCCCTCTAAGTTTTCATATTTTTGAAGCATTGGAATAGCTTTTTTAGAACCTATTTTTCTAACTCCAGGAATTCCATCACTACTATCTCCAATTAAACCAAATAAATCGGGAATCATATTAGGTTTTACTCCCAATTGTTCTATTACATCTTCTTCTGTTGATAGAATTTTTAATCCTCCACCATCACCTTTCCCTAAAAGTGCAATATTTACATGTCCATCTAATATTTGAGATAAATCTTTATCTCCTGTTATTATGTATGAGTTGATGTCTTTAGCTCCTAACTCTTTAGCTAAACTTCCTAATACATC from the Candidatus Cetobacterium colombiensis genome contains:
- the whiA gene encoding DNA-binding protein WhiA, with amino-acid sequence MSYTYKVKNEILHRGELTVDEKYAEIRAILLLKHAINENSIELKLENKEIAERIYSMLKDLTQLKIFIKFTKSKKFGEHNTYVITIPSQPGVKKFIDMLNLYTSVGDEINENIQKGFIRGMFLGCGYIKSPEKEYALDFFVDSDELANELYDLLLRMEKRVYKTVKRNKPLVYMRNAEDIMDIIVLIGSMKEFYNYEETTMIKDLKNKTIREMNWEVANETKTLDTARKQIKMINYIGYKIGLNELSPVLEEIAFLRLENQEASLQELAEIIGISKSGIRNRFRRLEEIHNELLEKERES
- a CDS encoding segregation and condensation protein A — encoded protein: MDIVLKIDNFEGPLDLLLHLIEKKKMKISEIKISQIIDEYLQFIEKAKSDNLSVKVEFLEIASELLEIKAMSILSVEKEEEKEKDLKRRLEDYKVFKEVASVISQIECEHNISYTRKEGRKITKNVPKEFDLTTLKLQDMFNSYVKYLPKNEEVLEIEIEKRYSLKEEMDRIKVILYSSEKEVVDLFRRAENRTHLVYIFLAILDLYRDGIILIEGEGNLKLFRRD
- a CDS encoding bifunctional riboflavin kinase/FAD synthetase, with product MKIIEDILLTKEKFENTYVAIGAFDGIHMGHRELISQAVEKAKKTGGKAVVFTFLNHPMEITNTVKAPKLISSLDEKIHIIKSLGVDYLILQPFTKDFSNMIPEEFVEKVLKKILNTKEVYVGFNFSFGKGGKGTVENLKKLGKKCEININIIEPIKIEEQIISSTFIRQMLATGKLDIANRCLGQPFLIIGEVVHGRKLGRVMGFPTANLKILNKIYPPFGIYGGKVRVEGENECWNAVINIGKNPTLKPDERSIEVHILDFNRDIYGKRIYVSLIEFLREEKKFNSMDELKETITKDVLNWREKVKVIEDGYSIKDR
- the polA gene encoding DNA polymerase I gives rise to the protein MKKAVLLDVSAIMYRAFYGNLNFRTKNEPTGAVYGFVNTLLSIINQLEPDYIGAAFDVKRSTLKRTEMYKEYKAQRESAPEDLVAQIPRIEELLDCFGIKKFKIDGYEADDVLGSLAKELGAKDINSYIITGDKDLSQILDGHVNIALLGKGDGGGLKILSTEEDVIEQLGVKPNMIPDLFGLIGDSSDGIPGVRKIGSKKAIPMLQKYENLEGIYENIDSLTELPGIGKSLVNNLIEDKELAFISRDLATIEIMHLDLKENELEYKKDNKKLLNLFKTLEFKSLIKKMGLENEEQEKVDPQLVQTISQPNNGMQLGLFSFQGTPEVLEEKGFDVLNGTKIKEKLNSSDVISIFLGEKGVAVSLKNKDYYIPLDNDEDKKYFQEILNSNAKFISYGFKNFLRKGYSIKNMEFDSMLAYHLLTSQTREEVEVMLKNVLDEEIEKYSEVFGKTKIHEVSLEEYGKFLVKRSRGILVAYPELMKELEVNNLYEVLKETEMPLIRVLADMEIEGIKISPEYFSKYSLELEEKLEQLTKKIYEDAQGEFNINSPKQLGEVLFINLNIPPIKKTKTGFSTDGEVLEKLAEQGYEIAKYILEFRKLSKLKSTYVDPLPKMVDQNNRLHTTFNQTGTATGRLSSSDPNLQNIPVRTEDGMKIRAGFIAKEGSVLLGIDYSQIELRVLAEISQDENLIEAYSENQDLHSLTARKIFDLREDETVTREQRDAAKTVNFSIIYGKTAFGLSQELKISPKEASEYITRYFEQYPSVKHLEKEIIMYAEEHGYVETYFKRKRIIEGINSKNRVIKSQAERMAVNTVIQGTAAEVLKKVMINLYNFLKDKNDIYMLLQVHDELIFEVEKDKVLKYKEEIEKIMRESIKFSKVKLEVNSSIGNSWAETK